From a region of the Mycobacterium sp. SMC-8 genome:
- a CDS encoding SHOCT domain-containing protein, whose protein sequence is MTGRVGPRVALTVTILATVCGAVGFLVTLMLNAFVYDEFDAYGQIPIPGTGQLTLPAGEVTVSFHTRAPGGTDGGFPVPPLRLAITSADGGPEPVVTETMSSTTSVNNDVRVRIWIARIPADGVYEIQTDGEVRGYIDPRMAFGRDTSAGWLPGTFGAVFVAGVVGLALAVVWSSRAGRTPRPLPGPVNLDEPSWPGPLPPPVSSYQPSDQRIRLEQLKTLAALRDSGVLTEQEFEAEKRRILEG, encoded by the coding sequence ATGACAGGTCGGGTCGGGCCGCGTGTCGCGCTCACCGTGACCATCCTCGCGACGGTTTGCGGGGCGGTCGGCTTCCTCGTGACCCTGATGCTCAACGCGTTCGTCTATGACGAGTTCGATGCCTATGGGCAGATCCCGATCCCGGGAACCGGACAGTTGACGCTGCCGGCGGGGGAGGTGACCGTCAGTTTCCACACCCGCGCGCCCGGCGGGACCGACGGCGGTTTCCCTGTGCCCCCGTTGCGGCTGGCCATCACGTCCGCCGACGGCGGCCCCGAACCCGTGGTGACCGAGACGATGAGCTCGACCACCTCGGTCAACAACGACGTCCGCGTCCGTATCTGGATCGCCCGGATTCCCGCCGACGGTGTCTACGAGATCCAGACCGACGGCGAGGTCAGAGGTTACATCGACCCGCGGATGGCCTTCGGTCGCGACACCTCGGCGGGCTGGTTGCCGGGGACGTTCGGCGCGGTGTTCGTCGCCGGCGTGGTCGGGCTCGCGCTCGCGGTGGTGTGGTCCTCACGGGCCGGGCGCACACCGCGACCGCTGCCGGGTCCGGTCAACCTCGACGAGCCGAGCTGGCCCGGGCCGCTGCCGCCGCCGGTGTCCTCCTACCAGCCCAGCGATCAGCGGATCCGCCTCGAGCAGCTGAAAACACTGGCGGCGCTGCGGGACTCCGGTGTGCTCACCGAGCAGGAGTTCGAAGCCGAAAAGCGCCGCATCCTGGAGGGTTGA
- a CDS encoding ABC transporter substrate-binding protein: protein MARTAVRTAVLAICALLVAVTGCSTGQRVDLGQGTAGALVAAIAGEPDQLDPHKTTAYFSFEVLENVFDTLVEPDENLRMRPALAEAWEVSPDQLTWTFRMRPGVTFHDGTVLTADDVVFSYRRIIDEQLANSDKFSSVRAVEAPDPATVVIRVDRPTPNMLTNLGGFKGMAIVSRANVESGRIATHPVGTGPFRFLGQKSGDSISLGANPDYWDGPPGVSGVTFRFISEPSTALSALQAGEVDWTDSVPPQRVAQLRDDDSVELAVTPSNDYWYLALNEAREPWNDVRVRQAIAYAVDRDAIVQATSYGTAAVNQLAIPEGNPWFTAYDRYREDGEAGLDTARSLLDAAGARPTSLDMLVTTEYPETVTAAQIIADNLAPLGITVNIRTVDFATWLDEQNSGNFDMLMMGWLGNIDPDDFYYAQHHTDGTSNAQKFSDPEVDRLLDAGRVETDEAARKDAYAKAATLIADQVSYIYLYNPSVIQAWNPQLSGYEARRDGAVRFRTATFDTGGGA, encoded by the coding sequence ATGGCGAGGACGGCGGTGCGCACCGCTGTTCTCGCCATATGTGCGCTGCTGGTCGCCGTCACCGGTTGCTCGACCGGACAGCGCGTCGACCTCGGCCAGGGCACCGCCGGCGCCCTGGTGGCGGCGATCGCCGGCGAACCCGATCAACTCGACCCCCACAAGACCACGGCGTACTTCTCGTTCGAGGTGCTGGAGAACGTGTTCGACACGCTCGTCGAACCTGACGAGAACCTCCGGATGCGGCCCGCGCTGGCCGAGGCGTGGGAGGTCAGTCCGGACCAGCTGACATGGACGTTCCGGATGCGTCCCGGCGTGACGTTCCACGACGGCACTGTGCTGACCGCCGACGACGTGGTGTTCTCCTACCGGCGCATCATCGACGAGCAGCTGGCCAACTCGGACAAGTTCAGCTCGGTGCGCGCCGTCGAGGCCCCCGACCCGGCCACCGTGGTGATCCGCGTGGACCGCCCCACGCCGAACATGCTGACCAACCTCGGTGGCTTCAAAGGCATGGCGATCGTGTCGCGCGCCAACGTCGAGAGCGGGCGGATCGCCACCCACCCGGTCGGGACCGGGCCGTTCCGATTCCTCGGCCAGAAGAGCGGCGACTCGATCTCGCTGGGCGCCAACCCCGACTACTGGGATGGACCGCCAGGCGTCTCCGGCGTCACGTTCCGGTTCATCTCCGAACCGTCGACGGCGTTGTCGGCGCTGCAGGCCGGTGAGGTGGACTGGACCGACTCGGTGCCGCCGCAGCGGGTGGCCCAGCTGCGCGACGACGATTCCGTCGAACTGGCGGTCACCCCGAGCAACGACTACTGGTATCTGGCGCTCAACGAGGCGCGCGAGCCGTGGAACGACGTGCGGGTGCGGCAGGCGATCGCCTACGCCGTCGACCGCGACGCGATCGTGCAGGCGACCAGCTACGGAACCGCGGCGGTGAACCAGCTCGCGATCCCCGAGGGCAATCCGTGGTTCACCGCGTATGACAGGTATCGCGAGGACGGCGAGGCAGGTCTCGACACCGCCCGCAGCCTGCTCGACGCGGCGGGTGCGCGGCCCACCAGCCTCGACATGCTCGTCACCACCGAATACCCGGAGACCGTGACGGCAGCGCAGATCATCGCCGACAACCTTGCGCCGCTTGGCATCACGGTGAACATCCGCACCGTCGACTTCGCCACCTGGCTCGACGAGCAGAACTCGGGCAACTTCGACATGCTGATGATGGGATGGCTGGGCAACATCGATCCGGACGACTTCTACTACGCCCAGCACCACACCGACGGCACCAGCAACGCGCAGAAATTCTCCGACCCCGAGGTCGACCGGCTGCTCGACGCCGGCCGCGTCGAGACCGACGAAGCCGCGCGCAAAGACGCGTACGCCAAGGCCGCGACGCTGATCGCCGACCAGGTCAGCTACATCTACCTCTACAACCCCTCGGTCATCCAGGCGTGGAACCCGCAACTGTCGGGATACGAGGCGCGCCGTGACGGTGCGGTCCGGTTCCGCACGGCAACATTCGACACCGGCGGGGGTGCGTGA
- a CDS encoding ABC transporter permease — translation MTSTGPDSTRTSSWRLLARNPVTLICALVLIVVAIVAVAANWIAPYGVNDVDVPNALAPPSGSHWFGTDELGRDVLSRVLVAIQASMRIAVISVVLAMVVGVAVGLIAGYRGGWLDTVLMRVVDVMFAFPVLLLALAVVAILGPGVTTTILAIAIVYTPIFARVSRASTLGVRTEPYVSASKALGTGDVYILRRHILPNIAGPLIVQTSLSLAFAILSEAALSFLGLGIQPPQPSLGRMIFDSQGFVTMAWWMAVFPGAAIFVIVLAFNLFGDGLRDVLDPRQRTTVEARRREP, via the coding sequence ATGACGAGCACCGGACCGGACAGCACCCGCACCTCGTCGTGGCGGCTGCTCGCACGTAACCCGGTCACGCTGATCTGTGCGCTCGTGCTGATCGTCGTGGCGATCGTCGCGGTGGCGGCGAACTGGATCGCCCCTTACGGCGTCAACGACGTCGACGTGCCGAATGCCCTTGCCCCGCCCAGTGGTTCGCACTGGTTCGGCACTGACGAGTTGGGTCGCGACGTGTTGTCGCGGGTGCTGGTGGCAATTCAGGCGTCGATGCGGATCGCGGTCATCAGCGTGGTGCTCGCCATGGTCGTCGGTGTCGCGGTCGGGCTGATCGCCGGATACCGGGGCGGCTGGCTGGACACAGTGCTGATGCGGGTGGTGGACGTGATGTTCGCGTTCCCGGTGCTTCTGCTCGCGCTCGCGGTGGTCGCGATCCTCGGCCCGGGCGTGACGACGACGATCCTGGCGATCGCGATCGTGTACACGCCGATCTTCGCGCGGGTTTCGCGTGCCAGCACGCTCGGGGTGCGTACCGAACCGTACGTGTCGGCGTCGAAGGCCCTCGGCACCGGCGACGTGTACATCCTGCGGCGGCACATTCTGCCGAACATCGCGGGCCCACTGATCGTGCAGACGTCGCTGTCGCTGGCGTTCGCGATTCTGTCCGAGGCCGCGTTGTCGTTCCTGGGCCTCGGGATTCAGCCTCCGCAGCCGTCGCTGGGCAGGATGATCTTCGATTCGCAGGGGTTCGTGACGATGGCGTGGTGGATGGCGGTGTTCCCCGGGGCGGCGATCTTCGTGATCGTGTTGGCGTTCAACCTGTTCGGCGACGGGCTGCGCGATGTGCTGGATCCCAGACAGCGCACCACCGTCGAGGCCCGCAGGAGGGAGCCATGA
- a CDS encoding MBL fold metallo-hydrolase: protein MNGGPIQRLVTSGTFELDGGSWDVDNNIWIVGDDKEVVVFDAAHTAEPIIEAVGGRHVVAVVCTHGHNDHVTVAPQLGQALDAPVLLHPADEVLWRMTHPDSDFRSVSDGDTLRVAGTELRALHTPGHSPGSVCWHAPELNAVFSGDTLFQGGPGATGRSFSDFPTILESISGRLGKLPGDTVVYTGHGDSTTVGDEIVHYDEWVARGH, encoded by the coding sequence GTGAACGGCGGACCGATTCAGCGACTGGTCACCAGCGGAACATTCGAACTCGACGGCGGCAGCTGGGACGTCGACAACAACATCTGGATCGTCGGCGACGACAAGGAAGTCGTGGTGTTCGACGCGGCCCACACCGCCGAACCGATCATCGAGGCCGTCGGCGGCCGGCACGTGGTGGCGGTGGTCTGCACGCACGGCCACAACGACCACGTGACCGTCGCCCCGCAGCTCGGGCAGGCGCTCGACGCCCCCGTGCTGCTGCACCCCGCCGACGAGGTGCTGTGGCGAATGACCCACCCGGACAGCGATTTCCGCTCCGTCTCCGACGGAGACACGCTGCGGGTCGCAGGCACCGAACTGCGTGCTCTGCACACCCCCGGGCACTCCCCCGGTTCGGTGTGCTGGCACGCCCCGGAACTGAACGCGGTGTTCAGCGGTGACACGCTGTTCCAAGGCGGGCCGGGCGCGACGGGACGCTCGTTCTCCGACTTCCCGACCATCCTGGAATCGATCTCGGGCCGGCTCGGGAAGCTGCCCGGGGACACCGTCGTCTACACCGGTCACGGCGACTCCACGACCGTCGGCGACGAGATCGTGCACTACGACGAATGGGTGGCCAGGGGGCACTGA
- a CDS encoding dihydrodipicolinate reductase, protein MKRVVIWGTGFVGRMVIAEVVKHPQFELVGVGVSNPDKVGRDVGELCGLGRDVGVIATDDVDALIDLSPDALVHYGPTAAHAEANIKLITRFLRAGIDVCSTAMTPWIWPTMHLNPPNWIEPITVACELGESSCFTTGIDPGFANDLFPMTLMGLCSEVRRVRASELLDYTNYEGDYDREMGIGRLPEYRAMLENPDILVFAWGATVPMIAHAAGIMLDDITTTWEKWVTPEERKTAKGVIAPGNVAAVRFTVNGVYRGETRIQLEHVNRIGNDAAPDWPAGNENDVYRVDIEGTPSIFQETAFRFTDGSGRDAAAAGCLATGLRALNAVPAVNDRSPGWVTALDLPLIPGVGTIR, encoded by the coding sequence ATGAAGCGAGTGGTGATCTGGGGGACCGGGTTCGTCGGCCGGATGGTGATCGCCGAGGTCGTCAAGCATCCGCAGTTCGAGCTTGTCGGCGTCGGTGTGAGCAATCCAGACAAGGTGGGCCGTGACGTCGGCGAGCTCTGCGGGCTGGGCCGCGACGTCGGGGTGATCGCCACCGACGACGTCGACGCGCTGATCGACCTGTCACCCGACGCGCTGGTGCACTACGGTCCGACCGCCGCGCACGCCGAGGCCAACATCAAGCTGATCACCCGCTTCCTGCGGGCCGGCATCGATGTGTGCTCGACCGCGATGACGCCGTGGATCTGGCCGACCATGCACCTGAACCCGCCCAACTGGATCGAGCCGATCACTGTGGCGTGTGAGCTCGGAGAGTCGTCGTGCTTCACCACCGGCATCGACCCCGGATTCGCCAACGACCTGTTCCCGATGACGCTGATGGGCCTGTGCTCGGAGGTCCGTCGCGTGCGCGCCTCCGAACTGCTCGACTACACCAACTACGAAGGCGACTACGACCGCGAGATGGGCATCGGCAGACTGCCCGAGTACCGGGCGATGCTGGAGAATCCGGACATCCTGGTATTCGCCTGGGGCGCCACGGTTCCGATGATCGCCCACGCTGCCGGGATCATGCTCGACGACATCACCACGACGTGGGAGAAGTGGGTGACGCCCGAGGAGCGCAAGACCGCCAAAGGGGTCATCGCGCCGGGCAACGTCGCCGCCGTCCGCTTCACCGTCAACGGGGTGTACCGGGGTGAGACCCGCATCCAGCTCGAGCACGTGAACCGGATCGGCAACGATGCCGCACCGGACTGGCCGGCGGGCAACGAGAATGACGTGTACCGCGTCGACATCGAGGGCACGCCCAGCATCTTCCAGGAGACCGCGTTCCGGTTCACCGACGGTTCGGGGCGAGACGCCGCGGCGGCCGGATGCCTGGCGACGGGCCTGCGCGCGCTGAACGCGGTGCCGGCGGTCAACGACCGCTCACCCGGCTGGGTCACCGCACTGGACCTGCCGCTGATCCCCGGAGTCGGAACGATCCGTTAG
- a CDS encoding class I SAM-dependent methyltransferase, whose product MAESSIVVRPEPKDSDSYSASSRLQGAGLKPAIAVFERAAAAVPLPRPGQPIVIADYGAANGLNSLLPIGAAIAVLRKRTRPEHSVLVAHTDRPDNDFTELFHTLENDPDTYLNKDKATFVSAIGRSFYSQILPSDSVHLGWSSWAIDWLTRVPCGIDGHIHANFCSDELVRAAYARQGAHDWHEFVAFRGRELSPGGRLVVMTTAMGDDGDHGFRLLMSALLDALDELAGSGLLTADEVARMCIPTVVRRAADFAAPFAPSGRFERLEIEHLEIFDATDRFWEKYRIDGDARAFGARWAAFARAALFASLAHALENRAAERVGEFFDRLEKGAAERIAAAPEQTRIPLAHVVLFKRPKA is encoded by the coding sequence ATGGCGGAATCCAGCATCGTGGTGCGCCCTGAGCCGAAGGACAGCGACTCCTACAGTGCCTCGTCGCGCCTGCAGGGCGCCGGACTGAAGCCGGCCATCGCCGTCTTCGAGCGTGCGGCGGCCGCGGTGCCGCTACCGAGGCCAGGCCAGCCGATCGTGATCGCCGACTACGGCGCGGCCAACGGCCTGAACTCGCTGCTGCCGATCGGTGCGGCGATCGCGGTGTTGCGCAAGCGAACCCGTCCGGAGCATTCGGTGCTGGTGGCCCACACCGACCGGCCGGACAACGACTTCACCGAGCTGTTTCACACCCTGGAGAACGACCCGGACACCTACCTGAACAAGGACAAGGCCACCTTCGTCTCGGCGATAGGCCGGTCGTTCTACTCCCAGATTCTGCCGTCGGACAGCGTGCACCTGGGCTGGAGTTCATGGGCGATCGACTGGTTGACCCGCGTCCCGTGCGGCATCGACGGTCACATCCACGCGAATTTCTGTTCTGACGAGTTGGTGCGCGCGGCGTACGCACGGCAGGGTGCTCATGACTGGCACGAGTTCGTCGCGTTCCGCGGCCGGGAGCTGAGCCCGGGTGGCCGGCTCGTGGTGATGACGACGGCGATGGGCGACGACGGCGATCACGGTTTCCGGCTGCTGATGTCGGCCCTGCTCGACGCCCTCGACGAGCTGGCCGGCAGCGGCCTGCTGACCGCCGACGAGGTGGCGCGGATGTGCATCCCGACCGTGGTCCGCCGCGCGGCCGACTTCGCGGCGCCGTTCGCCCCGTCGGGCCGTTTCGAACGGCTCGAGATCGAGCACCTGGAGATCTTCGACGCCACCGACCGGTTCTGGGAGAAATACCGGATCGACGGCGATGCAAGAGCTTTCGGAGCACGCTGGGCCGCCTTTGCGCGGGCGGCGTTGTTCGCCTCACTCGCGCATGCACTGGAGAACCGGGCCGCCGAGCGCGTCGGCGAATTCTTCGACCGGCTGGAGAAGGGCGCCGCCGAGCGGATCGCGGCGGCGCCGGAGCAGACCCGGATACCGCTGGCCCACGTGGTCCTGTTCAAGCGGCCCAAGGCCTAA
- a CDS encoding ABC transporter permease, producing the protein MIVRFVARRLLYSAIVLFGVLIVVFALVHLVPGDPVRIALGTRYTPEAYEALRAASGLDRPLVSQFFGYLGSALTGDLGVSFRNGDPVTTTLLERLPATLSLGLVGIVIALAIALPAGIYAALREGRLSDALVRIGSQFGVSIPDFWMGILLIALFSTVLGWLPTSGYRPLFEDPAGWLRHVILPGLTVGVVAAAIMTRYVRSAVLEVAAMGYVRTARSKGLSPRVVTFRHTVRNALVPILTITGIQLATLLGGVIVVEVVFAWPGLGRLVFNAVAARDYPLIQGAVLLIAALFLAINLLVDVLYAVVDPRIRLG; encoded by the coding sequence ATGATCGTGAGGTTCGTCGCGCGCCGGCTGCTGTACTCGGCGATCGTGTTGTTCGGCGTGCTGATCGTCGTTTTCGCGCTCGTACACCTGGTGCCCGGTGATCCGGTGCGCATCGCACTCGGCACCCGCTACACCCCCGAGGCCTACGAAGCACTGCGCGCCGCAAGCGGTCTCGACCGTCCGCTGGTGTCGCAGTTCTTCGGCTACCTCGGCTCGGCGCTGACCGGCGACCTCGGGGTCAGCTTCCGCAACGGCGACCCTGTCACCACGACGCTGTTGGAGCGGCTGCCGGCCACGCTGTCGCTCGGACTCGTCGGCATCGTCATCGCGCTGGCGATCGCGCTGCCCGCCGGCATCTACGCCGCGCTGCGGGAAGGCAGGCTCAGCGATGCGCTGGTCCGCATCGGCAGCCAGTTCGGGGTGTCGATCCCGGACTTCTGGATGGGCATCCTGTTGATCGCGTTGTTCTCGACGGTCTTGGGGTGGCTGCCGACGTCGGGCTACCGGCCGCTGTTCGAGGACCCCGCGGGGTGGCTGCGTCACGTGATCCTGCCCGGGCTGACCGTGGGTGTGGTGGCGGCGGCGATCATGACCCGCTATGTGCGCTCGGCGGTGTTGGAGGTCGCCGCAATGGGCTACGTCCGTACAGCCCGCTCCAAAGGACTTTCCCCGCGGGTCGTGACCTTCCGGCACACGGTGCGCAACGCGCTGGTGCCGATCCTGACCATCACCGGTATCCAGTTGGCCACCCTGCTGGGCGGCGTGATCGTCGTCGAGGTGGTGTTCGCGTGGCCCGGCCTGGGACGGCTGGTGTTCAACGCGGTGGCGGCCCGCGACTACCCGCTGATCCAGGGCGCGGTGCTGCTGATCGCGGCACTGTTCCTGGCGATCAACCTGCTCGTCGACGTGCTGTACGCCGTTGTGGACCCGAGGATCCGATTGGGATGA